Proteins encoded in a region of the Dreissena polymorpha isolate Duluth1 chromosome 6, UMN_Dpol_1.0, whole genome shotgun sequence genome:
- the LOC127835898 gene encoding D-beta-hydroxybutyrate dehydrogenase-like codes for MSASERRVAFVTGSTSGTGIDILVNNAGFNFVHPVESYPVATWHKMMAVHLTAPFLLSKFFVPYMKKKGWGRIVNTSSLMGLISAPGKAPYTVTKSSLIAFAKGLALEIAKHGITCNAICPGFVETD; via the exons ATGTCTGCGAGTGAACGACGTGTTGCCTTCGTAACTGGATCAACCAGCGGGACAG GGATAGATATTCTTGTCAACAATGCAG GTTTCAACTTTGTCCATCCAGTGGAGAGCTATCCAGTTGCGACCTGGCACAAAATGATGGCCGTCCACCTTACCGCTCCTTTCTTGCTCTCCAAGTTCTTTGTTCCATACATGAAAAAGAAAG gaTGGGGTCGTATAGTCAACACGTCCTCTCTCATGGGACTCATAAGTGCGCCCGGGAAAGCACCCTACACTGTTACCAAGTCCAGCCTGATTGCCTTTGCGAAG GGGCTGGCATTGGAAATTGCCAAGCATGGGATCACCTGTAACGCAATATGTCCAGGCTTCGTCGAGACCGACTGA